A stretch of the Microcella sp. genome encodes the following:
- a CDS encoding metal-sulfur cluster assembly factor: MPTALEPQLFDKVEEGLKDVVDPELGVNIVDLGLVYDLAWDEESDALIISMTLTSAGCPLTDVIEESIANSLDGIVEQFRINWVWMPPWGPERITDDGRDMMRALGFSI; the protein is encoded by the coding sequence ATGCCCACCGCACTCGAACCGCAACTCTTCGACAAAGTCGAAGAAGGGCTGAAAGACGTCGTCGACCCCGAGCTGGGCGTCAACATCGTCGACCTCGGCCTCGTCTACGACCTCGCCTGGGATGAAGAGAGCGACGCGCTCATCATCTCGATGACTCTCACCTCCGCCGGTTGCCCGCTCACCGACGTGATCGAGGAGTCGATCGCGAACTCACTCGACGGCATTGTCGAGCAGTTCCGCATCAACTGGGTGTGGATGCCCCCGTGGGGCCCCGAGCGCATCACGGACGACGGCCGCGACATGATGAGAGCGCTGGGATTCTCGATCTAA
- the sufD gene encoding Fe-S cluster assembly protein SufD — MSSTSTTPSVDEAGHAGARPHSHGPGSPVPVQTRSDRFASAVHGDFADVTGRELEWRLTPVAAVRDLIDDELDGSPFPAVVSEADGVTTEWIDRTDARIGTAGLAEERAAANAWSRFEEALSVTLTAEEPVVVTIDRAGADSTPRAAHTIITAKPNARGLVIIDNRGSTRLSENVEVVAEAGSDLTVVSLQEWDDESVHLSSQFGRVDRDARLKHVVVSLGGSVVRVNPSVHLSGAGADGQLLGLYFADAGQHLEQRVYVHHIAPHTISRVNYKGALNGQGARTVWVGDVLIGRDATGTDSYEQNRNLVLSDGTRADSIPNLEIETGDIAGAGHASATGRFDDEQLFYLRSRGIDEQEARRLVVQGFLIDVVQKIGNAELEARLVAAIERELEAVEVV; from the coding sequence ATGAGCTCCACCTCTACGACCCCGTCCGTCGACGAGGCCGGGCACGCCGGCGCGCGGCCGCACTCGCACGGCCCCGGTTCCCCGGTGCCGGTGCAGACACGCTCTGACCGCTTCGCCTCGGCCGTGCACGGCGACTTCGCCGACGTCACCGGTCGCGAGCTCGAGTGGCGGCTGACTCCGGTCGCCGCGGTGCGCGACCTGATCGACGACGAGCTCGACGGCTCGCCGTTCCCGGCTGTCGTGTCCGAGGCCGATGGTGTCACCACCGAGTGGATCGACCGCACCGACGCGCGCATCGGCACCGCCGGTCTCGCGGAAGAGCGAGCGGCCGCCAACGCCTGGTCGCGGTTCGAGGAGGCGCTGTCAGTGACCCTCACGGCTGAAGAGCCCGTTGTCGTGACGATCGACCGCGCCGGTGCCGACAGCACTCCCCGGGCCGCCCACACGATCATCACCGCGAAACCGAACGCTCGCGGGCTCGTCATCATCGACAACCGGGGCTCTACGCGGTTGAGCGAGAACGTCGAGGTCGTCGCCGAGGCCGGCAGCGATCTCACCGTCGTCAGCCTGCAGGAATGGGATGACGAGTCGGTTCACCTGTCGAGCCAGTTCGGCCGTGTCGATCGGGATGCTCGCCTCAAGCACGTCGTCGTCTCACTCGGCGGCTCCGTCGTGCGGGTGAACCCCTCGGTGCACCTCTCCGGTGCCGGTGCCGATGGCCAGTTGCTCGGCCTCTACTTCGCCGACGCCGGCCAACACCTCGAGCAGCGTGTCTACGTGCACCACATCGCGCCTCACACGATCAGCCGTGTCAACTACAAGGGCGCTCTCAACGGTCAGGGTGCTCGCACCGTCTGGGTCGGCGATGTGCTCATCGGCCGCGATGCCACGGGCACCGACTCGTACGAGCAAAACCGCAACCTGGTGCTGAGCGACGGAACGCGCGCCGACTCGATTCCCAACCTCGAGATCGAGACCGGCGACATCGCGGGGGCTGGTCACGCCAGTGCTACCGGGCGCTTCGACGACGAGCAGCTCTTCTACTTGCGTTCGCGCGGCATCGATGAGCAGGAGGCCCGCCGGCTCGTGGTGCAGGGCTTCTTGATCGACGTCGTGCAGAAGATCGGCAACGCCGAGCTCGAGGCACGGCTCGTCGCAGCGATCGAGCGCGAGCTCGAAGCTGTCGAGGTGGTGTGA
- the sufC gene encoding Fe-S cluster assembly ATPase SufC, which produces MSTLEIRDLHVSIETDQGSKEILRGVNLTINSGETHAIMGPNGSGKSTLAYTIAGHPRYIVDTGSITLDGEDVLAMSIDERARAGLFLAMQYPVEIPGVTVSNFLRTAKTSLDGEAPALRSWIKDLRGSMEAMRMDTSFAERNVNEGFSGGEKKRHEIVQLELLKPKIAVLDETDSGLDVDALKVVSEGVNRVKENTGLGVLLITHYTRILRYITPDFVHVFVDGAVAEEGGPELAERLENEGYDRYLTGSSVG; this is translated from the coding sequence ATGTCAACTCTTGAGATTCGCGACCTGCACGTCAGCATCGAGACCGACCAGGGCTCGAAAGAAATCTTGCGCGGCGTCAACCTCACCATTAACTCGGGCGAGACGCACGCGATCATGGGCCCGAACGGCTCGGGTAAGTCGACGCTCGCGTACACGATCGCCGGCCACCCGCGCTACATCGTCGACACCGGCTCAATCACGCTCGACGGTGAGGATGTGCTCGCGATGAGCATCGACGAGCGCGCCCGCGCCGGGCTCTTCTTGGCCATGCAGTACCCGGTCGAGATTCCCGGCGTGACGGTCTCGAACTTCCTCCGCACGGCGAAGACGTCGCTCGACGGCGAGGCCCCTGCGCTGCGCTCGTGGATCAAAGACCTGCGCGGCTCGATGGAAGCCATGCGCATGGACACCTCGTTCGCCGAGCGCAACGTCAACGAAGGCTTCTCGGGCGGCGAGAAGAAGCGCCACGAAATCGTGCAGCTCGAACTGCTCAAACCGAAGATCGCCGTGCTCGACGAGACCGACTCCGGCCTCGATGTCGACGCTCTCAAGGTCGTCTCCGAAGGCGTCAACCGCGTCAAGGAGAACACCGGGCTCGGCGTGCTGCTCATCACGCACTACACCCGCATTCTGCGGTACATCACGCCCGACTTCGTGCACGTGTTCGTCGACGGCGCCGTCGCTGAAGAGGGCGGCCCTGAACTGGCAGAGCGCTTGGAGAACGAAGGCTACGATCGCTACCTGACCGGGTCTTCCGTAGGCTAG
- the sufB gene encoding Fe-S cluster assembly protein SufB, producing MSDVLIDRPELEGLGQYEFGWSDSDIAGSTARRGIDDSVVRNISTLKDEPQWMLDLRLKGLKLFGQKPMPLWGADLSGIDFDNIKYFVRSTEKQATTWEELPEEIKNTYEKLGIPEAERQRLVAGVAAQYESEVVYHQIREDLEAQGVIFMDTDTALREHPEFFTEYFGTVIPAGDNKFAALNTAVWSGGSFVYVPPGVHVEIPLQAYFRINTENMGQFERTLIIADEGSYVHYIEGCTAPIYKSDSLHSAVVEIIVKKNARVRYTTIQNWSNNVYNLVTKRAVAHEGATMEWIDGNIGSKVTMKYPSIFLMGEHAKGETLSVAFAGPGQHQDAGAKMIHMAPYTTSSIVSKSIARGGGRAGYRGEVRVDATAHHSANTVRCDALLVDTISRSDTYPAIDIRVDDVQLGHEATVSRVSEEQLFYLQSRGLPEDEAMAMIVRGFIEPIARELPMEYALELNKLIEMSMEGSVG from the coding sequence GAACTCGAAGGCCTCGGGCAGTACGAATTCGGCTGGTCCGACTCTGACATCGCGGGCTCCACGGCGCGCCGCGGCATCGACGACAGCGTCGTGCGCAACATCTCGACCCTGAAAGATGAACCGCAGTGGATGCTCGACCTGCGCCTGAAGGGCTTGAAGCTCTTTGGCCAGAAGCCCATGCCGCTCTGGGGCGCCGACCTGTCGGGCATCGACTTCGACAACATCAAGTACTTCGTGCGCTCGACCGAGAAGCAGGCGACCACGTGGGAAGAGCTGCCGGAAGAAATCAAGAACACCTACGAGAAGCTCGGCATCCCCGAAGCTGAGCGTCAGCGTCTCGTCGCGGGTGTGGCCGCGCAGTACGAGTCGGAGGTCGTGTACCACCAGATTCGTGAAGACCTCGAGGCCCAGGGCGTCATCTTCATGGACACCGATACGGCGCTGCGCGAGCATCCCGAATTCTTCACCGAGTACTTCGGCACCGTGATTCCGGCCGGCGACAACAAGTTCGCCGCCCTGAACACGGCCGTGTGGTCGGGCGGCTCATTCGTCTACGTGCCGCCGGGCGTGCACGTCGAGATTCCGCTGCAGGCCTACTTCCGCATCAACACCGAGAACATGGGCCAGTTCGAGCGCACCCTGATCATCGCCGACGAGGGCTCGTACGTGCACTACATCGAGGGCTGCACGGCTCCGATCTACAAGAGCGACTCGCTGCACTCGGCTGTCGTCGAGATCATCGTCAAGAAGAACGCCCGCGTGCGGTACACGACGATTCAGAACTGGTCGAACAACGTCTACAACCTCGTCACCAAGCGCGCTGTGGCGCACGAGGGCGCGACGATGGAGTGGATCGACGGCAACATCGGCTCGAAGGTCACGATGAAGTACCCGTCGATCTTCCTCATGGGCGAGCACGCCAAGGGCGAGACGCTCTCGGTCGCCTTCGCAGGCCCCGGCCAGCACCAGGACGCGGGCGCGAAGATGATCCACATGGCGCCGTACACCACGTCGTCGATCGTTTCGAAGTCGATCGCCCGTGGCGGCGGTCGCGCCGGGTATCGCGGTGAGGTGCGCGTCGACGCGACCGCGCACCACTCGGCCAACACCGTGCGCTGCGATGCGTTGCTGGTCGACACGATCTCGCGGTCAGACACCTACCCGGCGATCGACATTCGCGTCGACGACGTGCAGCTCGGCCATGAGGCGACGGTGTCGCGCGTGAGCGAAGAGCAGCTGTTCTACCTGCAGTCGCGAGGCTTGCCCGAAGACGAAGCCATGGCCATGATCGTGCGCGGGTTCATCGAACCCATCGCGCGCGAGCTGCCCATGGAGTACGCACTCGAACTCAACAAGCTCATCGAGATGAGCATGGAAGGCAGTGTCGGCTAG
- a CDS encoding non-heme iron oxygenase ferredoxin subunit, with product MAATRVCGLDELSPASAKKVVVDGRPVAVVMDSAGAVHALGDTCTHGEISLSEGFVEDDAIECWAHGSKFELTTGKPRNFPAYEPVPVYAVTVENGDVLVDVDTIQTP from the coding sequence ATGGCGGCAACCCGCGTCTGCGGCCTCGACGAGTTGAGCCCGGCGAGCGCCAAGAAGGTCGTCGTTGACGGCCGCCCCGTCGCCGTTGTCATGGATTCGGCCGGCGCAGTGCATGCACTGGGCGACACCTGCACCCACGGTGAGATCTCGCTGAGCGAGGGCTTCGTCGAAGATGACGCGATCGAGTGCTGGGCACACGGCTCGAAGTTCGAGCTCACCACGGGCAAGCCCCGCAATTTTCCGGCCTACGAGCCGGTACCCGTCTACGCCGTCACCGTGGAGAACGGTGACGTGCTGGTAGACGTCGACACGATCCAGACCCCGTAA